DNA from Aquaspirillum sp. LM1:
GATCACCCCCGGCGACCGCGACGACGTGGTGCTGGCCACCGCCATGGCCGCCCAGCGCGGCGTGCCGCTGGCCGGCCTGCTGCTGACCTGCAACTCCATGCCGCACCCGCATCTCCAGGCGCTGTGCCAGATCAACGCCCACGCCAACTTCCCGGTGCTGGCCACCGAGCTGGAAACCTTCGACACTGCCCGTCAGCTCACCCAGATGTCGCACCATGTGCCAGTGGACGATCTCGCCCGTATGGAGCGAGTGGTGGATTTTGTTGCCGAACGGCTGGATCTGGACCGGCTGATTGCCCGCATTGGCCAGCCAGGCGAAAGCCGGCTGTCGCCGCCGGCGTTCCGCTACCAGCTGATCCAGCATGCCCGCCACGCTGCCAAGCGCATTGTGCTGCCAGAAGGCGACGAGCCGCGCACGGTAGAAGCTGCAGTGATCTGCCACCAGAAAGGCATTGCCCGCTGCGTGCTGCTGGCCAAGCCGGAAGCGGTGCAAAAGGTGGCCGACGCCCAGGGCATCACCTTGCCGGCGGATCTGGAAATCCTCGATCCTGATCTGGCCCGCACCCGTTATGTTGCTCCGCTGGTAGAACTGCGCCGCAGCAAGGGCATGACCCCGCACATGGCCGAGCAATACCTGGAAGACAGCGTGGTGCTGGGCACCATGATGCTGGCGGTCAACGATGTGGACGGCCTGGTGTCGGGCGCGGTGCATACCACCGCCAACACCATCCGCCCGGCGCTGCAGTTCATCAAGACCGCGCCTGGCTCGAGCATTGTCTCCAGCGTGTTTTTCATGCTGATGCCCGATCAGGTGCTGGTGTACGGCGACTGTGCGGTGAACCCAGACCCCAGCGCCGAAGAGCTGGCCGACATCGCCATTCAGAGCGCTGACTCGGCCAAGGCGTTTGGCATCAGCCCGCGTGTGGCGATGATTTCCTATTCCACCGGCAGCTCCGGTGCTGGCAGCGATGTGGAAAAAGTCCGCGCCGCCACCGAGCTGGTGCGCGAACGCCGCCCGGACATTCTGGTGGACGGCCCGCTGCAATACGACGCCGCCAGCGTGGAAAGCGTGGGCCGGCAAAAAGCCCCGGATAGCCCGGTGGCCGGTCGCGCCAATGTGTTTGTCTTCCCCGACCTGAACACCGGCAATACCACTTACAAGGCAGTGCAACGCTCGGCCAATGTGGTCAGCGTCGGCCCGATGCTGCAGGGCCTGCGCAAGCCGGTGAACGACCTGTCGCGTGGTGCGCTGGTGGACGACATTGTCTACACCATTGCGCTGACGGCGATTCAGGCCGAGCAGATGGGCGGAAAGTAGGCCAGCCGGCCAAGCTGGCCAGCAGCAAAAAACCACCAGGGCGGCCCCCACGCGTACTGACTGTGCGCAGTGGGGGCCGCCCTGGTGGTGTGTGCCTGCGGTGCAGGGTGGGGATGACGTCCCTTAACGCGGTGCGCTGCGGAAGCTGTCGTGGCAGCTCTTGCAGGTGTTGGCCAGGGTAGCGTATTTGGCGCGGATGTCCTTCATGTCGCCGGTCTGAGCGCTGCTGGCCAGCGCATCCACTGCTGCGATCATGCCTTGCTGTTCTTTCTTGAACGCATCAGGCTGGCTCCAGACTTCTGGCTTGGCGCGGCTTTTGCCCACTGCGCTGCCCGGCACAAACAGCGGCCAGGGGTCACGGGCCAGGGTTTGCAGGGTTTTGGCCTGTTCAGCAAAGGCTTCCTTGCGATACGGCTCACGGTCGCGCACCACCAGGCCCAGCGGTTCGAAGGTGCGCAGCATTTTCTTGAACGCCTGCACCCGCGCTTCGGCGGTGGCGGCGGTGGCGGCGGGGTCAGCCGCATGGCTGACGGCAGAACAGGCCAGGGCGGCGCACAACAGGGTGGAAGACAGCAGTTTCATCAGGGGTGATTTCCAAAAGATTGATTGAAGCAGACCGACCAGCGGCCAGTCGGCAAGGTTATCGAAGGCGTAGCGGCGTTTAGCCGGCCAGCAGCAGGCGCAGCGCGGCCAGGGTGCCTGCTGCCACACCGCCCACCAGCGCGCCATTCACGCGAATCCATTGCAGCTCCAGGCCCACCCGCTGTTCGATTTGCGCCACCAGCCGGGCATCCGGCAGGCGTTGCGGCGACAGGCTCAGCCGCACGGTGTCGCCAATCAGCGCGTGGTTCTGCTCAACAAAATGGTGAATGCCCTGCTTGCACCAGCCATCCAGCCGCTCGCGCAGGCTGGCATCGGCAGCCAGCCCGGCCAGCGCGCTGTCGATCAGATCGGCCAGCAGGGCATTCAGTTCCGATTGCCGGTTCAGCCACTGGCGCTGCATGCCGCTGCGCAGGCTGGCCAGCAGGCTATGCACCATCGGCTGGGTATCCAGGCCGTGCAGTAGCTGGCCCTTGACCTGGGCCATCGCCTCCAGCAACGCCGGGTCGCCGTGTTCCAGCCGCTGGGCCAGCCGGGTGAGCAATTGCTCCAGCCCCTGGCGCAACGGGTGGTCGGGCTGCTCGGTGAGCTGGTCAAGTTCGCTGCGCAGCCAGCCGACAATGCGCTGGGTGAGGTGGTCGAGTTTTTCTTCGTCGCTGTCGCCATGCAGCTGGGTTTTGCCCAGCCAGGACTTGGCCTTGTGCCACCAGCCGGTGTCTTCGTAGTCGCGCAGCGCCTCCAGCGCCAGCCGGGCCGTGGCGTCACGAAAGCTGGCCGACGCCAGCGCGTGGTTGAGCAGCTTGATCAGCGCATCCCACAGCGCCGCCTCGCCGCCATGGCGCAGGCAGTGTGCCAGCAGCTGGCCCAGTGGGCGCGACCAGTCTGCCTCGGCCAGCCGGGCGCGCAGCTGCACGTCGATAAAGCGCGCCAGTGCCGGAGAATCCAGGCTGTCGGTCAGCCGCAACAGCAGATGGCGGATAATCCGCTGGGCACGCAAGCGGTGCGCCGGCTGTTCCAGCAGCGCCAGCAGGGTATCGGCCAGTTGCACCGACGCCAGCCGCTCACGAATCGCCGCTGGCGACAGCCACTGGGTTTGCACCATATCGACAATGCCATCGGTCAGCCGGTGGCGGCTGTTGACCACAATATTGGTGTGCCGGGACAAACCCGGTATGGGAATGCGATGAAATAACGCCGACACGGCAAACCAGTCGGCCAGGCCACCTACCGTGGCCCCTTCGGCAGCGTGCAGGGCAATCTGCCAGCCCGGCGACAGCAGCCAGCCCTGCGCACGCAGGGTTTCCAGCAGCGCCAGGCTGCCAGCGGCCACGCTGAGGGAAACGCCGCCCCGGTGTCGGGCCAGCCAGTCGGAAAAAGAAGGCGCATGCATGGCGGCGATGATACACCAAGCGCCACTGGGCTGGCCGCTGGTGGAGGACGCTTGCCTGAATTTCCCGGCTGGGTGAGCGGGGCAACCCCCCGTCTGCCGGGCCGGGTCGCACACAGGGGTGTGCCGGGGGCCAATTTATCGCACAATCGCCTCAGCCAGCGCCTGCCAGGCGCGCTGCTTCTCCGCCAGCGCCAGCGTATAGGCCGGGCTGGATGACGGCAGGCGCAGTACAGTCAGCGCCGGAAACCCGGCCAGTTGATCCGCCGCCCGCGCTGCCGTGGCCCCGTTGAATGCCACCAGGCGCAGCGCAGGCAGGCTGGCCACCAGTCGGGCCAGGTCATTGCGCTGGGCGGCGCGGATGGCGGTGTCCAGGCTGCCGCGCCGCTGCGCCTGCGCCACCACATCCCACAGCCCCACCCCGTGCGCCTGCAGTCGCGCCAGCCGTTGCGGATAGTCCAGCGCCGGCAGTTCGGGTTGCGCCAGCACTGCAGCCAGCAGTGGCCAGAACTGGTTGCGCGGGTGGGCGTAATACTGCTGCGCTGCCAGCGAGGCCACGCCAGGCAGGCTGCCCAGAATGAGCACACGGGTGTCGGTGTTCACCACCGGGGCAAAACAGCGCGCCGGCGCGTCTTCCTGGCCCACTGCGCTCATCCGAACAGCTCGCCCTGGTGCGCGGCCAGCCAGGCTTTCACCGGGCCAAAGGTCTTGCGGTGAATCGGCAGCACGCCATGTTCGGCAATGGCCGCCATATGCTGGGCGGTGGGGTAGCCCTTGTGGCGGGCAAAGCCATAGGCCGGATAATGCGCGTCCAGCGCCACCAGCTCGGCATCACGTGCGGTTTTGGCCAGAATCGACGCGGCGGAAATCTCCGCCACCTTGGCGTCGCCCTTGACGATGGCGCTCACCGGCAGCGGTTTGAACAATTTGGGCGTGCGGTTGCCATCCACCTGCACCTCGCTGGGGGTCAGCGCCAGTGCATCTACCGCCCGCGCCATGGCCAGCATGCTGGCGTGCAGGATATTGATCTGGTCGATTTCTTCCACACTGGCGCTGGCAATCGCCCAGGCCAGGGCTTTTTCGCGGATTTCCAGCGCCAGCGCATCACGCTTGGCCTCTGAGAGTTTTTTTGAGTCGGCCAGGCCGACGATAGGGCGAGCGGGGTCGAGAATCACGGCAGCGGCAAACACCGCACCGGCCAGAGGGCCACGGCCAGCTTCGTCAACGCCGCAGAGTAGGGAGGGGGTCATGGTCAAGGGAAACGAACTCGGAGCAAACAAGCCGGACAGTATGGCATGGCAGTGGCGTTGGAGAAAATGGAATGGTGTGGCGCGCGAACGCTTAGCGCTGGCGTTTTGGCGGGATGATGCTGTCCACATCGCCGGCAGGGTAAAGGTTAGGCAATAAAGACCCCAAGGCATGCACCGGAAAGCCCGCGCGCACTTTGCCTTTTGGGCTGTCAGACACCAGCAGCCCTTCGTCCAGCAAGGCGCGGAGCACCGACCGGGCGGTGCGCTCGGGCAGGCCGGTGAGACGGCTGACCTCACCGCGCGCAAACTCGCCAATGACAAATGCATGGATATATAAATGGGCGCTCTGGGGATTCAAGTCAAAACGTACCCGATGGAAGTAAGCATGCGCACGCGCCTGTACATGCTCCAAGGCAAACATGCTGTCCATGAACCGGGCCTGATCAATCGCGGTTTGCATGGCGTATTCGCAAAATGCCGCCAATCCCTTTTCGCTGAGATTGCCTCGCCCATCAAGGTCACCACGGCGGCTGACATCCGCACCAGCCAGACGGGCCTTGTATTCGTCGGCACTTTTGGCAAAACCGCGCGACATCGACCACAGGCAGGCGTCGTTCACGCCACAGGCCCTGAGCATGGCATCCAGGGCAATGCGCGCGACGCGACCGTTGCCATCCAGAAAAGGATGAATCCACACCAGCCGATGATGAGCGGCAAATGCGGCGACTAGCCCATCCAGCTTGGAAATCCCACCCTTTTTGGCCCATGCCAGTTTTTGCCCATACACCTGCACATAGCGGTCGATAAAGCCCATCAGTGTGCTGGCGCTGGGTGCCACATGCCGGCCAACGCTGACTTCCCGCGAACGAAATGTCCCCGCAACAAGCATGGAGCCATCTCCCAGCTGCAAGAGTGCAGCGGGCAGTGGCTGACAAAAGCGCTGATGTGCATCCAACAAAAAGTTTTTCAGCGTGCCCGAGTCAAGCGATTGCTGCCTGGCCCAGTGTTCTGTCTCAATGTGTGCCAGAGCAAGACTTTGCAAATGCTGGCGGTTGCCATGTTGTTCAAGCGCGTACAAGGCAGCATCAATGTCAATGGGTAAGGTTTTGTGTCCCTCGATCAGATTGCTGTAGTAGCAATTCATCCCGGTCACCAAGGCCGACAGGCTTTTGGCCGTGGCCGGGCGCACTGCCGCATCCAGCCGCGCCGACGCTTCGGCCAGCACCTGCGCCAAATCAATCAGCCGCCGATGCAAGGGCCGGCTACTGTCGATGAGCAAGGGCTCCATCTGTGCGGGGGTGTCGTAGAAATGCGGTTTCAGCATGAATCGCCTAATTTTTGCCGATCTTTCAGCCGGTTTTATACAATAAAAATCATTGGTTTACTACATGTTTCACTGTATATTTGGCCGGTTTTCCTGCCGAACTTTCCCCGGTCAGCAGCCCTTTAGGCATTCTCCCCCACCACCTCCAGCACCGCCTGCGCCGCGCGCGCAGCGCTATCCTGCTTG
Protein-coding regions in this window:
- a CDS encoding DUF445 domain-containing protein, which codes for MHAPSFSDWLARHRGGVSLSVAAGSLALLETLRAQGWLLSPGWQIALHAAEGATVGGLADWFAVSALFHRIPIPGLSRHTNIVVNSRHRLTDGIVDMVQTQWLSPAAIRERLASVQLADTLLALLEQPAHRLRAQRIIRHLLLRLTDSLDSPALARFIDVQLRARLAEADWSRPLGQLLAHCLRHGGEAALWDALIKLLNHALASASFRDATARLALEALRDYEDTGWWHKAKSWLGKTQLHGDSDEEKLDHLTQRIVGWLRSELDQLTEQPDHPLRQGLEQLLTRLAQRLEHGDPALLEAMAQVKGQLLHGLDTQPMVHSLLASLRSGMQRQWLNRQSELNALLADLIDSALAGLAADASLRERLDGWCKQGIHHFVEQNHALIGDTVRLSLSPQRLPDARLVAQIEQRVGLELQWIRVNGALVGGVAAGTLAALRLLLAG
- a CDS encoding cytochrome c codes for the protein MKLLSSTLLCAALACSAVSHAADPAATAATAEARVQAFKKMLRTFEPLGLVVRDREPYRKEAFAEQAKTLQTLARDPWPLFVPGSAVGKSRAKPEVWSQPDAFKKEQQGMIAAVDALASSAQTGDMKDIRAKYATLANTCKSCHDSFRSAPR
- a CDS encoding Fic family protein, with protein sequence MLKPHFYDTPAQMEPLLIDSSRPLHRRLIDLAQVLAEASARLDAAVRPATAKSLSALVTGMNCYYSNLIEGHKTLPIDIDAALYALEQHGNRQHLQSLALAHIETEHWARQQSLDSGTLKNFLLDAHQRFCQPLPAALLQLGDGSMLVAGTFRSREVSVGRHVAPSASTLMGFIDRYVQVYGQKLAWAKKGGISKLDGLVAAFAAHHRLVWIHPFLDGNGRVARIALDAMLRACGVNDACLWSMSRGFAKSADEYKARLAGADVSRRGDLDGRGNLSEKGLAAFCEYAMQTAIDQARFMDSMFALEHVQARAHAYFHRVRFDLNPQSAHLYIHAFVIGEFARGEVSRLTGLPERTARSVLRALLDEGLLVSDSPKGKVRAGFPVHALGSLLPNLYPAGDVDSIIPPKRQR
- the pta gene encoding phosphate acetyltransferase; amino-acid sequence: MYALYLSPVGYDVGLTSVALGLVRALERRGLKVGFVKPVAQQREVTAGPERSTHFAASLFRLEAPTPIDFARAEQLMGAGQTDQLMEEIISLYQQVVDHNDVVVIEGLAADSNHVYAPQLNTQIARTLDAETIFVGSAARLSAEDLAEQIEVAARQSAESHNNRFAGYIINKVPEDVRPGDYTLDIAQLTATAKARRLPLLGTIPLSSAFAAPRTLDIAQHLNAQVVAPARLHSARVTDMLIAARSITHLISRLKPGVLVITPGDRDDVVLATAMAAQRGVPLAGLLLTCNSMPHPHLQALCQINAHANFPVLATELETFDTARQLTQMSHHVPVDDLARMERVVDFVAERLDLDRLIARIGQPGESRLSPPAFRYQLIQHARHAAKRIVLPEGDEPRTVEAAVICHQKGIARCVLLAKPEAVQKVADAQGITLPADLEILDPDLARTRYVAPLVELRRSKGMTPHMAEQYLEDSVVLGTMMLAVNDVDGLVSGAVHTTANTIRPALQFIKTAPGSSIVSSVFFMLMPDQVLVYGDCAVNPDPSAEELADIAIQSADSAKAFGISPRVAMISYSTGSSGAGSDVEKVRAATELVRERRPDILVDGPLQYDAASVESVGRQKAPDSPVAGRANVFVFPDLNTGNTTYKAVQRSANVVSVGPMLQGLRKPVNDLSRGALVDDIVYTIALTAIQAEQMGGK
- a CDS encoding DNA-deoxyinosine glycosylase produces the protein MSAVGQEDAPARCFAPVVNTDTRVLILGSLPGVASLAAQQYYAHPRNQFWPLLAAVLAQPELPALDYPQRLARLQAHGVGLWDVVAQAQRRGSLDTAIRAAQRNDLARLVASLPALRLVAFNGATAARAADQLAGFPALTVLRLPSSSPAYTLALAEKQRAWQALAEAIVR
- the rnhB gene encoding ribonuclease HII, with the translated sequence MTPSLLCGVDEAGRGPLAGAVFAAAVILDPARPIVGLADSKKLSEAKRDALALEIREKALAWAIASASVEEIDQINILHASMLAMARAVDALALTPSEVQVDGNRTPKLFKPLPVSAIVKGDAKVAEISAASILAKTARDAELVALDAHYPAYGFARHKGYPTAQHMAAIAEHGVLPIHRKTFGPVKAWLAAHQGELFG